Proteins encoded by one window of Canis lupus dingo isolate Sandy chromosome 10, ASM325472v2, whole genome shotgun sequence:
- the CRIPT gene encoding cysteine-rich PDZ-binding protein: MVCEKCEKKLGTVITPDTWKDGARNTTESGGRKLNENKALTSKKARFDPYGKNKFSTCRICKSSVHQPGSHYCQGCAYKKGICAMCGKKVLDTKNYKQTSV; the protein is encoded by the exons ATGGTGTGCGAAAAAT GTGAAAAGAAACTTGGTACTGTTATCACtccagacacatggaaagacgGTGCAAGGAATACCACAG AAAGTGGTGGAAGAAAgttgaatgaaaataaagcttTGACTTCAAAAAAAGCAAG ATTTGATCCATATGGAAAGAATAAGTTCTCCACTTGCAGAATTTGTAAAAGTTCCGTGCACCAACCGGGTTCTCATTACTGCCAGGGCTGTGCCTACAAAAAGG gcATCTGTGCAATGTGTGGAAAAAAGGTTTTGGACACCAAAAACTACAAGCAAACATCTGTGTAG